A stretch of Gopherus evgoodei ecotype Sinaloan lineage chromosome 12, rGopEvg1_v1.p, whole genome shotgun sequence DNA encodes these proteins:
- the LOC115660626 gene encoding thyrotropin-releasing hormone receptor-like: MENSSKFDSPTNISLASSDAIFDVIEYKAISVFLVLVICGVGIVGNIMVVLVVLTTREMKTPTNCYLVSLAVADLMVLVAAGLPNISDSLAGTWIYGHAGCLGITYFQYLGINVSSCSITAFTVERYIAVCHPMRAHTMCTVSRAKRIIAFVWSCTSIYCMLWFFLVDINVNKSQHLECGYKVSRNLYLPIYLLDFALFFVTPLFVATILYGLIGRILFASPIPDQADAIAEPWRERSGKEKNGVDTRGSKPSSCSRTRGALSSRKQVTKMLAVVVILFALLWMPYRTLVLVNSFMDNPFLNPWFILFCRLCVYANSAINPVVYNLMSQKFRAAFKGLCKCGGEPTPHSLYMATASYSLAREPLPPTPQPLDHKEGKQPPVASNTALPKQQQPPPWSKGNNGDELYCSVV, encoded by the exons ATGGAGAACAGCAGCAAGTTCGACAGTCCCACAAACATCTCCCTGGCCAGCAGTGACGCCATCTTCGACGTGATCGAATACAAAGCCATCTCGGTCTTCCTGGTGCTGGTGATCTGCGGGGTGGGGATCGTGGGCAACATCATGGTGGTGCTGGTGGTCCTCACCACCCGGGAGATGAAGACGCCCACCAACTGCTACCTAGTTAGCCTGGCAGTGGCCGACCTGATGGTCTTGGTGGCTGCTGGCTTGCCCAACATATCGGACAGCCTGGCAGGGACGTGGATCTATGGGCATGCCGGCTGCCTCGGGATAACCTACTTCCAGTATCTGGGCATCAATGTCTCCTCCTGCTCCATCACGGCCTTCACCGTGGAGAG GTACATCGCCGTTTGCCACCCTATGCGCGCCCACACCATGTGCACGGTATCCCGGGCCAAGCGCATCATTGCCTTCGTTTGGAGCTGCACCTCCATCTACTGCATGCTCTGGTTCTTCCTGGTCGACATCAATGTCAACAAGAGCCAGCACCTGGAATGTGGCTACAAGGTCTCCCGCAATCTCTACCTGCCCATCTACCTGCTCGACTTTGCCCTCTTCTTTGTCACCCCCTTGTTTGTGGCCACCATACTCTATGGGCTGATCGGGAGAATCCTCTTCGCCAGCCCCATCCCTGACCAAGCTGACGCCATCGCTGAGCCCTGGAGAGAGAGGAGCGGGAAGGAGAAGAACGGAGTGGACACACGGGGGAGCAagcccagcagctgctccaggacCAGAGGGGCTCTGTCCTCCCGGAAGCAG GTCACCAAGATGCTGGCGGTGGTGGTGATCCTTTTCGCCCTGCTCTGGATGCCCTACCGGACGCTGGTGCTGGTGAACTCCTTCATGGACAACCCCTTCCTGAACCCGTGGTTCATCCTCTTCTGCCGGCTCTGCGTCTATGCCAACAGCGCCATCAACCCCGTCGTCTACAACCTCATGTCCCAGAAGTTCCGGGCCGCCTTCAAGGGGCTATGCAAGTGCGGGGGGGAGCCGACGCCCCACAGCCTGTACATGGCCACGGCCAGCTACAGCCTGGCGAGGGAGCCCCTGCCACCCACGCCCCAGCCCCTGGACCACAAGGAAGGCAAACAGCCCCCAGTGGCGAGCAACACGGCTctgcccaagcagcagcagccaccaccaTGGAGCAAGGGCAACAACGGGGATGAGCTGTACTGCAGTGTGGTGTAG